In Ciona intestinalis chromosome 7, KH, whole genome shotgun sequence, the genomic window actttaataaattcgGAATTGGCAATTTGCCGTAACATCTCTGCAGTTATGTGGGACGTGGTATCAAAAGCAACGAAAATCACGAgaacactttaaaataaaaacaagtcgGCAGTATATTAGtcaagtttaaacttttgggAAAAGCCTAATTTTTCAAGATTATTTACACGACCAATTTAGTGAAGCAACAGTGCCCCCGTGCGACgacaatattttagtttttgaaaaataaaaaactttcgTAACATTGCGAAATTCATTGAAACTAATGATACAGAAATAATAAACCACTGCAAAAAGTCAGTTGGTTGGATACAGCTTGTTTTTAATGCCGACCAGAAGAGTCCCAAAATAGAGAAGTTTAAACTCATCTCACTCTCCccttaacaaagaaaattaaaagctTAAATGTAAATTCATAAATTAACATccattaaacatattaatactCACAAATAAATTCATCACGATTCTTCATCGGCATGATCAGGGTACTGGTACTAAAAACACATACGACGATAAGTGCTTGCttgttgtatatagtaggatgggggaagatgggacaccctttcattctattttctcgtacattttggtagtaaacaaagaacattcaaagaattataaaaccttgtcctcgcgactttcatagaccgttgttaattgtttaaaacacgatcaggatatttatatattttgtgctaaaggtgtcccatcttcccccactccactatatgtTATATGATAAGGAGAGTTAACTGTGTTACAAAAACCCCAACCTTTTTATGTAAAGTAATTGCTAATAGTCGTATTGAGaagattttaagtttttttttatctttacttAGAAAACTTGaaagttaacattttaaaaacaacttacatcGTAGTTAGCATCCTCAGTGTTGTTAGATTGGTTCTGGATTTGTTGCAAATCAGCTCTCAGTGTCTATCGGAATACAACGAAGGCATGGGTTATAAAGGGAAAACCgggaagtaaaataaattacataattCGTAGACgagaagttttttaaaataactgtttaaacagCTTGTAACAGAACATTGTAAATTTGTACCGTGATGTTGGCGTTGTACGAAACTTTGAATTTCGTTACTTCTGCTTGAAGATTGGTTATGGTTGCCACGTTTTGAAAGGCTGACGCCTGAAATTATTCAAATGATTTAATACTTAATTTCGCGGCACTTCATTTgaaacatattaaacaaatatctgTGTGTGGAAATAGaatgcaacatattttatgAGCCTATATTAGTGCATTGCatgaacaatatttatttgtgttgtGTTTCAGTTAAGATATGTTCCCATAAATACAACAGCATCAGAAGCTGTTTGCATGAACAAGGAATACTTCTTACTCGTATACAGAATAATAACAACAAGAAGAATCTGCATTTCCGAGTATTGTTTACTGATCGTTCGTTCAACGTTGTACAAACAATTAGTCACTAAACAATGCAAAGGTTTCCAACAATTAAATATGACATATTTCCATTAGCAACTGCAACATGTTAAACGTTGGAGCAGATATGCACtattagaaattaaaataagtcattcaataacacaaaaaaatgccTACATTAAATAGACAAAAAACCACAATTATATCGTTATTTTTGAATCATGTGTTGTGAAGCCATATCTGTATATATAGCAAGGTGGGTGGAAAtgctgggacacctttatcatataatatccaaatatcctgatcgtaacattctttgaatgttatttgtttaccaccaaacagaacgagaaaatagattgaaaaggtggcCTGTCTtacccaacctactatattaatcaTTGATTATAGATTAATAATATACCTTAACACTTCGGTTAAAAGTTTACCTTTAAGTTTCCAAGTTCAGAAGAAGTGACCACGCTCGTTTCGTTTAATACATCAAGTGTCTACAAATAACACATTTGTTGTTATTAACAGCTATGACATGTCCTCACATACATGGAAAcacacatgttttattttagaacttgttttttaaaggtttggtCATTTACAGGTTAGgaaaactgttttgtttttatactgtGGTTTACTTGTGAATGAGCCAACGATCTTTAAATCTGGAATGTCTTACCAAATCATGGTCGTGCAGTTTACCAGTCAACGTTGTTAGCTTATCTTCTGCCTCCAACAAACGAGGATACaaatgatttatatttttctgtataaaagaAAACTAATATAAAATCGCACGGCCCAGCAGTATAACAATAACAGTAGGTTTTACGCTTACAGTCATATTTTGTACAACGCTCTTTAAGTTTCGTTGTTTCCTAACATTGTCTTGGTTCAAGTTCAACACTGTAAGATCGGTAATCTAAGAAGTGTGCatcatttaaattattataatattgcCTAATTTAAGTTAAACGATTTGTATGAATGTGAATAAAATCTTTTCATTTACCGTTAAGTTTTGACTCAGTGCGTTTATATCTTCGGTCAACTCCAgatttgatttatttaacaacagcATTTGTCTTCTGTTTATCTGTATATAGAAGTACGTTTAGGTTATTTGTGCGGCATATTTTGATGTTTACGATCGGTGTATTATGATGCATACCATTCTTTGGTCGTCGAACTCATTTCTCAACAATAAGATTTGATTTTCTGTGCTTATGAGTTGCTGCGGTAAACGATTGAGATTGGCCTGCAAAAATAAAGTAGTAAGTGCGGGAACGAACTCAAAATACGAAAGCAATACCGTCAAGTTTTCTTGAGCAATTCGGAGAGCGGAAAACGTAGCATTGCTTGTGTGTTTCAATTCTAAAACTCGGTCCCGAAATACCTGAAGCAAAACAAGTTAATTACTGTTTACCTAATTGGCGGTCTCATATACGCGACATACCGCTTCCTTATTAGCCAGCTGCATTTGGAGtccaatgacgtcacttttcgAAGGAAGGTTGCGAATCTCATCCTGTGAGACGTAAGCGAATCAGGTTATGCGTCACTTACAATATACAATAGCACATCAATAGcgtataaatatacaaaactaaGCGCGTTACACTACCGTCATATTTCTGCTTAGCTCCCTTATCTCTGCTGATGCGACTAGATGTGATTGATTCAAGCTTGTTAACTCCTTTAAAGTTACAAGATTGGTTGGAACATAGTTTTACATGTTTTCCGCACCGTCAACTTACCGTAGCTTGTTCTTCCAACATTCTTTCATTTCTTGCGATATTTTCTTCTGCGATGCGAATTTGAACAGGGATTTCTTCCAGTTTGGcctaataataatttaaaacatttttgttgaaGAATATTATTTGTAACAATATACTCACCGTAACGTTCTGTTGCAACTTTGTGAGTTTTCGTGCGGTAGCAACATGTAAAGAGCCTAGGTTTGAAATCCTGTGGCCAATCTCCTGTGTTGGTAAACAAGTCAAATTATAGTTGGTTTAAACATGGGTAAAAATACGCAACCCGGTATCCTGTTTAGTTTGGTCTGAGACAAAACCGGGAATACGCTCGTTTGTTTATGCAACTTAGGAGTATTCCACACAACTTACAGTTAACGCAGCAATCGTGTTCTCCGACACGTTTCTGTGTTCGCCAAACATACGATTTCTTGTAACCAAATGATTCTGAAATGGTTCGTTGGCAAATTTAGGATTAATAAGAAACTTTCAACTTCAAATAGTACCAACCCGAAACTGTATATTGGTTGTATCGTTCAAGTTGATAAGGCGTGATTTTAGACGTTGCAGCTGCTGGCGAAGGTGCTGGGCTGTTTTCTGTATGATGATGTGGTAGTAGTTACAATAGACGTGATGTGACATGCAGGTATATGTTTATTGATAAACCATATAAGTTTAGATACGTGCAGTTTATAGTATGAAAAGTCCCGTCTATTTAGGCTGAGTCATACTTACCAGAAATTCCCTTCGAGTCACCTTTGTAATCGTTTCACAATAACAGCGTTTTTGGATGAATGGTTTTTGGCGGATTCTATTTTTATCTGTATGTTGTAAAATCAGCATATTTTGAATGAAGAGTTGTTGTAGGTGACGTGATTTTAGCGTGGATTTTTATTGTCTACTTACTGTTATATTGTTAGCAACAAAATCGTTGAGAAGTGTGACCTTTTGGTCGACCTGTGATACTTGGGATTTTGCAGAAGTTGCTTCGCCCTGAATCGTGAACGTGTTATATATAAAGAGTCATCGGAAATAAACTTTTGCATAATTAAATAGAAAAAgtggaaaactatttttttaaataaaggattaggtatagtagggtagggaaagacgaaacaactttaacacatgatatccaaatgttCTGATCAagatttaaacaatcaacgacggtctatgggagtcgtgaggatatagttttataattatttgattgttctttgtttactactaaatgagaaaaaaaatgaaagaaaatatttaccatcttctcccaccctatactatatatttatggaaTGCATATATAGTGTATGTATGACGTTCAGATGCATAGTAAACATGTATTTTATGAAAAGCTtagtacaaaaataaaaacttaccgCTACTCCTTCTAATCTCGACTCCACAGTTGATATTCTGGAAGTGAGGTTGACGTTTTCGTTTAATACTGAATCGATCAAAGCCTATAACGGAGAAATacgttatttaaaattaaataaattggaaaataaagtatatacagtagggtgggggaagatgggacaccttttaactgtattttctcgtcccatttatcagtaaacaaagaacattcaaatatttataaaactatatccccacgactcacatagactgttgttaattgtttaaaactcgatcaggattcttggatattatctgctaaaggtgtcccatcttccccacaccaCTTTATAACAAGTATGCAAATACCtgatgtttattttcttcCCTGCTTAGTCTTTTCTCGATAAGATTTTTGGTTTTCCCGAATttctattaatattaaaatgttacaaGATTAAAGTGTGTGGTGGATAAATTTAACTAAACAGCGGAGAAATTTAGATTTTGTTACCCCTCAAATATTTACTAAGGAGATGTTTCTATATATGTTCAATAACGTACCTCGGCATTGATTAACCTAGCTTCCAAAACGAAAATTTTAGTTTGCAGCTTGGTAGTGAGGTTTTTCTCTAATTCCAGGGAATCCTAAGAAATGTCAAGGTTTAATGTTTCGTGAATTTAAACTTCAACTTTTTATGCTTGGAAAAGTTCGAATATAGCAATACAGGAAGGAAAAGTTTCGTAATAAACTTAAGCGAACTTTGACGAGCTGTGTCAAATGTAGATTTGTAATAAAGATTATTACACGTCATGTGTTGACAGGATATTGGTCGAATATTAGAAAGCGAAAGAAGGGAAACCAAGTATTGAAAACGgcttttggaaatttttagCTTGTTTGTTTCAGAAGCCCAATCACCCAATATAACCATAGTCTTATTATAGACTTGGTTTTAACCAcattaagtataaaaaaaacttgcgGAGAAACTTCTTGCGTGAGAAATAACCTTAAACGCAAATCATCGGACATTACTTACCTTATTCGCTTTTAAATCCTTTTCAAGATGTTCGATTCTCTTCATTATATCGGAACCAATCCCATCTTGTTCAGATTTGAATAGGCTTGATGTTCCAGTTTGATAGGGAGTTATTGGAACACCGAGGAGGTAAACAACTGTAGGATTTAAGTACATTTACggtaaagtttaataaaaaatttaggaATAGGAACAAGTTTTGGTATCTAAGTAAGTTCCGAAACCCATATTTTAAACCTAACAATTTcagtatatattatgtaccaGTTGACGATTAGTTCGCAAAGTAGGAAGCCGATAATGCGGCAGCCGATGGTTAAGAATGCATGGCGAAAAGAGCAtggattgtgtttaaaataggcGAATTAGCCGCTTAGCATTTGTGGATGTGGCTGGGGCGTCAGAGTCGACACAACATCAAGACGCATATCAGTATTTCATTTAAGTATTTCCGGCCACGGTTTCCGCTATTTGTTTTCATCAGAACAACGAGGTTGTGGAGTGGCAATTCCAATATGACGACACGCCGAAAATACTTTGACCTCACTTGAAACGAACgttgtaatgtatttttccACATTTATGATAAACCTAAACATATTGACGACAAATAGGACAAATTCTAAAGACGAACAATACAGTGTccataaaacaaccttaatTGCGTAAGACGATGTGGGAAGCGTTTTTTTCAAGTGCAGTTCTATATAAATCTCAATTTTGTACAAGCGCAAGCATTATTACGCACCATTTTAGCACCTATAGCTCATGTACTGTGGTGTCGATTTTCACGATTTCCTGTTTAAGGTTTCATTTAGCTTACAATAGAGCGGATTATAAAggaataacaaaataatatcgGACGCGTATACGTATAATCATTTCCTTTCAGCTATATCGCACTCTATTTCAGTTTGAAGTATAGCAGATACTTACTGATAAACAACAGCAAGAGCAGAACAAGAATGATGATGACGACACTCTGTATCTTCAATCTTTTGTGAATTATAGAAATATCTATAAAGCGGGTAGTTGGGTTAGTTTGTAAAACGCATTAATGATCTCAAtcatataacaatatttactggtcataatctaaaaaaaagagttttaatCATGTTTATTTATCCTAAAACCGATTTAGCGGGATTCAAAATGGACGCAtcttaatattatgtttttttcggTCATTAAAAAACGTTGTATTCGTTGAACCCGTGAAAATACTGTCGATGAATATGGTAGAATTTTGCTTATGTCTTTTATCAAACCGGTATATACCCGTAAAAATTAGATTTTGAAATCTTGTGAAAATCTTttctttaatataaacaacacatttaaaacacacTGAATGACAAtctgtttaaacatatatagtagggtgggggaagatgggacatctttttcaatctattttctcgtcaaatttggtagtaaacgaagaacattcaaagaattataaaaccatatcttcacgacttccatagaccgttgttagttgtttaaaacacgattgggatatttgaaaattatgtgttaaaggtgtcccatcttccccacactactgtatgTAAGTTAAACCAAGCTTTCTTTCGCGTATAGACAGATCACTTACTGTTGTTCGagtgaaaatttgttttgctaaACAACCTAcacaattaatatttaaagtgtttcAAATGTCGCACGTTTAGaaagaatataaataatagCAAATTATACCTTTTTTAGTGGCTACATTCTGACCAAAACCAGGAATATAAATATCGCTCGCTCTTCTATCCTTCGCCATGATGTATTCTTGTAGTAAGTTTACTCCGTAAAGTTAGACGTAATACGCACTGATTTATGAATGAATACGTTTACTATATAAGCTCGATATCTGTATGAGGCAAAGGGACTTTAAATTTCCTTTACGTATTAAATTTCCTTTCTGTCAACTTCATTCAACGCTTCTATGTAAAAAGGATGTCGCTTAGCATTAAATTGATCCGGTCTTCATTCTCACGAGAACACAAGAAATCTACACTTCCCTATTGATACCCTGCCTTGCATACCCATTATGTAATATTACAAAAGTCTCTTCGATAAAACTCTACgacaaaaactttaaagcGAAAAGAAGTTTCgcattactttttttaaatattcacacCTCCACCACAAATCCTACAactttcaatgttttaaaaacaaatcaactAATTTTTTTCTCACTTGTCCAAACTTATCACTATCAGTCATTACAATTTTGCATGTTGCTAAGTGAAGCTGTTGTGGTCTGCCCAGTCATTCAAAGCACATTACTCGCGGCAGCAGGATAGAAAACTCCCACATAACAACAAACAGCAACTTCTTCCCAAATGGCTACTGCTTTGTACCTTTACCGGCGCGCTTTGCACCACCAATTTCACCACAAACGTGACGCGCGCCACCTTCCCTTTTTCTCACACTTAACCAGAGTGACACATGCAAGCAATCATCGTAAACGACCGGTTGGTACAAACACTCTGTAATGAATATAATTCCCATTTAAATGTAGTCATCCGAGGCAAGCGAGCAAAAGTACTTTAAGGTTTATTCAGACCGCATTTAATAGAAGACAAACCATTTTTGACATTCCTTCTAACTTAAAGTCAATATATTAAGGAAATCTTGGTCGTTGTAATGCCAACGCGTATAAATATTCCCTGTTATGAAATCCCTCGTCTCGAAATTCAGAAGTGTATTGtttcaaaagtatttttgaaactttatatTGTGACTGGCACGTACATGTATGAACAAGGTTTGTAGTTATTATAAGTC contains:
- the LOC100179177 gene encoding uncharacterized protein LOC100179177, which translates into the protein MFGEHRNVSENTIAALTEIGHRISNLGSLHVATARKLTKLQQNVTAKLEEIPVQIRIAEENIARNERMLEEQATELTSLNQSHLVASAEIRELSRNMTDEIRNLPSKSDVIGLQMQLANKEAVFRDRVLELKHTSNATFSALRIAQENLTANLNRLPQQLISTENQILLLRNEFDDQRMINRRQMLLLNKSNLELTEDINALSQNLTITDLTVLNLNQDNVRKQRNLKSVVQNMTKNINHLYPRLLEAEDKLTTLTGKLHDHDLTLDVLNETSVVTSSELGNLKASAFQNVATITNLQAEVTKFKVSYNANITTLRADLQQIQNQSNNTEDANYDYQYPDHADEES
- the LOC101243503 gene encoding uncharacterized protein LOC101243503; translation: MAKDRRASDIYIPGFGQNVATKKDISIIHKRLKIQSVVIIILVLLLLLFIIVYLLGVPITPYQTGTSSLFKSEQDGIGSDIMKRIEHLEKDLKANKDSLELEKNLTTKLQTKIFVLEARLINAEKFGKTKNLIEKRLSREENKHQALIDSVLNENVNLTSRISTVESRLEGVAGEATSAKSQVSQVDQKVTLLNDFVANNITIKIESAKNHSSKNAVIVKRLQR